From a region of the Verrucomicrobiota bacterium genome:
- a CDS encoding PDZ domain-containing protein, with amino-acid sequence MNSVNINLFQFERDLTWMAFFMDANDRFYARYGGREDAAAESHLTKESMVRVMKQALELHRRGQVQKSRYEPGREPARTPEEIPTMNPMMARRKDSPCIHCHDVKVAELRLLQQLGRFSRELVFTYPAPSAVGIQLDSDVQNKVGAVIPNSPAQLAGIREGDTVVSADGQRILTFADFSRVLELTPSQASLPLEIQRGGQTLRPMLKLSSAWRRTPDPSWRESLHVAGPNAGFWGNKLPEDERKKLGLPAGKMAVLVTFIWGDYTRQAGLKKDDVVVKFDGLDSDMTIPQLHAHLNLNRNYGDRVPVTVRRGTHQHDLVLSLPKQPAEP; translated from the coding sequence ATGAACAGCGTGAACATCAATTTGTTTCAGTTCGAGCGCGACCTGACATGGATGGCGTTCTTCATGGACGCCAACGACCGATTCTACGCCCGATACGGCGGGCGCGAGGACGCCGCCGCCGAATCGCACCTCACCAAGGAATCCATGGTGCGCGTCATGAAGCAGGCGCTGGAGTTGCATCGCCGCGGCCAGGTGCAAAAGAGCCGCTACGAGCCAGGCCGTGAACCGGCTCGCACTCCGGAGGAAATTCCCACGATGAACCCGATGATGGCGCGGCGCAAAGACAGCCCGTGTATTCATTGCCACGACGTCAAAGTCGCGGAGTTGCGGCTTCTGCAGCAACTCGGACGATTCTCCCGCGAACTCGTGTTTACTTATCCCGCGCCGTCAGCCGTCGGCATCCAACTCGATTCGGATGTGCAGAACAAAGTTGGAGCCGTGATCCCCAATTCCCCGGCGCAGCTTGCCGGGATTCGCGAAGGGGACACGGTGGTTTCGGCGGACGGACAGCGCATTTTGACCTTCGCCGATTTCTCGCGAGTGTTGGAGCTGACGCCGTCCCAAGCCAGCTTGCCGCTGGAAATTCAGCGCGGCGGCCAAACGTTGCGACCGATGTTGAAACTCTCCAGCGCGTGGCGCCGCACGCCAGATCCGTCCTGGCGCGAGTCCTTGCACGTGGCGGGGCCCAACGCCGGATTCTGGGGAAACAAGCTTCCTGAGGACGAGCGCAAGAAGCTCGGCTTGCCCGCCGGGAAGATGGCGGTGCTCGTCACCTTCATCTGGGGCGATTACACCCGCCAGGCCGGGCTCAAAAAGGACGACGTGGTGGTGAAGTTCGACGGCCTGGACAGCGACATGACCATTCCCCAGCTTCACGCGCACCTGAATCTGAATCGAAATTATGGCGACCGCGTCCCGGTGACGGTTCGCCGCGGAACGCACCAGCACGACCTCGTTCTCTCGCTGCCGAAACAGCCGGCAGAACCGTAG